The Sediminispirochaeta smaragdinae DSM 11293 genome has a segment encoding these proteins:
- a CDS encoding GAF domain-containing SpoIIE family protein phosphatase: protein MKIRTKLSIIEALLVLGVLIALSVVIFFTSTIIALKDFEMLSERSISSLEQLSVRMDSLMTTNSRITVEKARIEFGIDKFEQELNDFVSARGARFLSKRQTSELQQTVGWWNQLSTWYYQPALDHMDWMIDQRMDRLVGDRGLFQTFLVISQEGQPHPFLGAYQTLKNYQLLIMDNTETFKARMDKLIGETNLRANTIITAGTRIAIAIIACSLLITLILTSRFSTQMVKRIKLVGEAMSVISRGDFSNELTIRSRDEFEELSKDYNALKDQLKEKLDSVLDFMFRIGSLQAQDPDPEAVLALVVESAVENTEADAGALFLVDEASKSIYVSDIIGMFPPPYPFPERLPRQKQEVDEYIRNKPFGLGETIIGECIAAAEPRFFRNCSQALEGTTFPLLEDDDPLYVSSLIIVPLSLPGRILGAIAVARRGKTSHFSDLDFTHMRTFADYAALTIDNIYNYTELIERREIQREIEIAARIQKDLLPKRISEPKGTSIATYSKAAKGVSGDYYDIFPIEKGKTAVVICDVVGKGVPAAMLMVMIRTILRLTASGDRKPAQILTFLNRGITGKIGVDHFATMGMFVYDEMEKRIYFSNAAHLPLLIYRKGTEVFIEMDTPGLPIGIEVGEHYKQRQFQTIPGDILIFYTDGVTETRSKESREYGLEALKSVVRSSAQLSASKIAERIKEDIDRFAQGTSQHDDQTFLIMKIAEIT from the coding sequence ATGAAGATTCGTACGAAGCTGTCCATCATCGAGGCCCTTTTAGTGTTGGGTGTGCTTATCGCCCTCTCGGTGGTGATTTTTTTTACCAGCACCATCATAGCGCTCAAGGATTTTGAAATGCTCTCCGAACGATCGATCTCGAGCCTTGAGCAGCTTTCGGTTCGCATGGATTCTCTCATGACCACGAACAGCAGAATCACCGTGGAAAAAGCGAGAATCGAATTCGGCATCGATAAGTTCGAGCAAGAGCTGAATGATTTTGTCTCGGCACGAGGAGCCCGATTCCTCAGCAAACGGCAGACCTCGGAGCTGCAGCAAACGGTAGGCTGGTGGAACCAACTTTCGACCTGGTACTATCAGCCGGCACTCGATCATATGGATTGGATGATCGATCAGCGGATGGACCGACTTGTCGGCGACAGGGGCCTCTTTCAGACCTTCCTCGTCATCAGCCAGGAAGGACAGCCTCACCCCTTTCTCGGCGCCTATCAGACCCTAAAAAACTATCAGCTGCTGATCATGGATAATACCGAAACCTTCAAAGCAAGAATGGATAAGCTGATAGGGGAGACAAATCTCCGGGCCAACACCATTATCACGGCAGGAACACGGATAGCAATAGCCATCATCGCATGCAGTCTTTTGATAACGCTCATCCTTACCAGCCGTTTTTCCACTCAGATGGTAAAACGAATTAAACTGGTCGGAGAGGCCATGAGCGTTATCTCCCGGGGCGATTTTTCCAACGAGCTCACCATCCGTTCGCGGGACGAGTTTGAAGAGCTTTCAAAAGACTACAACGCTCTCAAGGATCAGTTGAAGGAGAAGCTCGATTCGGTACTCGATTTTATGTTTAGGATCGGCAGTCTTCAGGCCCAGGACCCGGATCCCGAGGCAGTTCTTGCCTTGGTTGTCGAATCGGCCGTCGAAAATACCGAGGCAGATGCAGGGGCACTCTTTCTGGTTGATGAGGCAAGTAAATCAATCTATGTCTCCGATATTATCGGGATGTTTCCCCCTCCCTATCCCTTTCCCGAGCGGCTTCCGAGGCAAAAACAGGAAGTGGATGAATATATACGGAATAAACCCTTCGGCCTCGGCGAAACTATCATCGGTGAATGTATTGCCGCCGCCGAACCCCGTTTTTTCAGAAACTGTTCACAAGCGCTTGAGGGAACGACCTTTCCGCTTCTTGAGGATGACGATCCACTCTATGTATCAAGCCTTATCATCGTACCGCTTTCACTTCCCGGTAGAATTCTGGGGGCCATTGCCGTGGCGAGAAGAGGAAAAACAAGTCATTTCAGTGACCTTGATTTCACCCATATGAGAACCTTCGCCGATTATGCGGCCCTCACCATCGACAACATCTACAATTACACCGAGTTGATAGAGCGAAGAGAGATCCAGCGCGAGATTGAAATTGCGGCAAGGATACAGAAGGATCTTCTTCCCAAACGGATCTCGGAACCAAAGGGGACAAGCATAGCCACCTATTCAAAGGCTGCAAAGGGTGTCAGTGGTGATTACTACGATATCTTTCCCATCGAAAAGGGGAAAACGGCAGTGGTCATCTGCGATGTGGTCGGGAAAGGTGTGCCTGCGGCCATGCTCATGGTTATGATTCGAACGATCCTTAGGCTGACCGCATCGGGAGACAGAAAACCCGCCCAGATTCTGACATTTCTCAACAGAGGTATCACCGGGAAAATTGGTGTCGATCATTTTGCCACCATGGGCATGTTTGTATATGACGAGATGGAAAAGCGAATCTACTTTTCCAACGCTGCTCATCTGCCTCTGCTGATCTACAGAAAAGGGACCGAAGTCTTTATCGAGATGGACACTCCGGGACTTCCCATAGGTATAGAGGTCGGCGAACATTATAAGCAGCGTCAGTTCCAGACCATTCCCGGAGATATCCTGATCTTCTATACCGACGGTGTGACCGAAACGAGAAGCAAGGAAAGTCGGGAGTATGGTCTGGAAGCGCTTAAGTCCGTCGTGCGTTCATCGGCACAGCTTTCCGCCTCGAAAATTGCCGAGCGGATAAAGGAAGATATCGATCGCTTCGCACAAGGTACAAGCCAACACGACGATCAAACCTTTCTGATCATGAAGATAGCGGAAATCACCTGA
- a CDS encoding phenylpyruvate tautomerase MIF-related protein — MPFVSVETNLAIDTEKRKQFCKALSSAAAQAVGKPEQYVMALVRSDAALTFGGSEEPAAFVELKSIALAEAALKEISRRFCTLIEQELGVPSARIYIEFTSASGAWWGWNGSTF; from the coding sequence ATGCCCTTTGTCAGTGTAGAAACAAATCTCGCCATCGATACGGAAAAACGCAAACAATTCTGTAAAGCACTCAGTTCTGCTGCCGCACAGGCTGTGGGAAAACCTGAGCAGTACGTCATGGCATTGGTTCGCAGTGATGCGGCCCTGACTTTTGGGGGGAGCGAAGAGCCTGCGGCTTTTGTTGAACTGAAAAGCATTGCTCTTGCCGAGGCCGCGTTAAAAGAGATCTCCCGCCGGTTTTGCACCCTCATCGAGCAGGAACTTGGCGTTCCCTCCGCCCGCATCTACATTGAATTTACCAGTGCGTCGGGGGCATGGTGGGGCTGGAACGGTTCCACATTTTAG
- a CDS encoding metallophosphoesterase family protein gives MKILHTSDWHLGKRLGRFSRMEEQADILDEICSIVDEQNPDLIMLSGDLFDGFNPSAEAIELLYRTLHRMSGGGKRVIIAIAGNHDSPDRIESPDPLARISGIFFLGYPETQIKTCHLESGWVVESPEAGLLRLRKEGRAELRIIATPYAGEVRLRKAIDPTRGEEQVRAILRDHWKNLADRFFDDGGINLMAAHLFSAEAESLPFDELEEDGERPILHPGGLELIPFSAFPAEAQYIALGHLHRPMLTQYGKSTICYSGSPLAYSLSESGQQKQVVLVDLEPGKRAKCEVVPLSRGRALCRGRFKTLERALAWLGEHQEAYVEVTMEVDHYLETGVRDAIHDAHPRVLAVVPELLEGPDLSVSRREEIDIDAPLERLFTEYFRGRNNGADPEPYLLELLAEAVSAGNEEPGV, from the coding sequence ATGAAAATACTGCATACTTCAGATTGGCACCTCGGTAAGCGCCTGGGCCGTTTCAGCCGCATGGAAGAGCAGGCCGATATTCTGGATGAGATCTGTTCCATTGTTGATGAGCAAAATCCCGACCTTATTATGCTCTCAGGGGATCTTTTCGATGGTTTCAACCCTTCGGCCGAGGCAATTGAGCTGCTTTACCGGACGCTCCACCGCATGTCCGGCGGCGGAAAAAGAGTGATCATCGCCATTGCCGGTAATCATGATTCGCCGGATCGAATCGAATCGCCCGATCCCCTTGCAAGGATCAGCGGCATTTTTTTCCTCGGTTATCCCGAGACTCAAATCAAAACGTGCCATCTGGAGAGCGGCTGGGTGGTGGAGAGCCCCGAAGCGGGGCTGCTTCGCCTTCGAAAAGAGGGGAGGGCGGAGCTGCGAATCATCGCCACCCCCTATGCCGGGGAGGTTCGACTTCGCAAGGCCATCGATCCGACACGGGGAGAGGAACAGGTCAGGGCCATTCTCCGTGATCACTGGAAGAATCTTGCCGACCGTTTTTTCGATGATGGGGGCATTAATCTGATGGCGGCACATCTTTTTTCCGCCGAAGCCGAGAGCCTGCCCTTCGACGAGCTTGAGGAAGATGGAGAACGTCCCATTCTCCATCCCGGAGGCCTTGAGCTGATTCCCTTTTCCGCCTTCCCCGCAGAGGCCCAATATATTGCCCTAGGGCATCTTCACCGACCGATGCTTACGCAGTATGGCAAGAGCACCATCTGCTACAGCGGCAGCCCCTTGGCCTATTCCCTTTCCGAAAGTGGTCAGCAGAAGCAGGTTGTTCTTGTCGATCTCGAGCCTGGGAAGAGGGCAAAATGCGAAGTGGTGCCCCTTTCTCGCGGTAGAGCCCTGTGCCGGGGGCGTTTCAAGACGCTTGAAAGGGCCCTTGCCTGGCTTGGCGAACACCAGGAGGCTTACGTAGAAGTGACGATGGAGGTTGATCACTATCTCGAGACAGGAGTGCGGGATGCCATCCATGATGCCCATCCTCGGGTCCTTGCGGTTGTTCCCGAACTGCTGGAGGGCCCGGACCTTTCAGTTTCCAGACGGGAAGAAATAGATATCGATGCCCCTTTGGAACGACTTTTCACCGAATACTTTCGCGGCCGAAACAACGGTGCCGATCCGGAACCCTATCTGCTGGAGCTGCTCGCCGAGGCCGTTTCCGCAGGAAACGAGGAGCCAGGAGTATGA
- a CDS encoding STAS domain-containing protein has translation MDIKLRRYNTIYIIDISGDMDLYNAHRLKDVVAKLIAKGVSELVINLEKVDYLDSSGVGALIHVFTQVKQRELQMRITHVHGSVEKVIRLTKLMDYFPIVDSVKDALYELSGKGQQ, from the coding sequence ATGGACATAAAGCTGCGTCGTTATAATACTATTTATATTATCGATATCTCCGGGGATATGGACCTTTACAACGCGCATCGGTTGAAAGATGTCGTTGCCAAACTGATTGCAAAAGGTGTCTCGGAGCTTGTTATCAATCTCGAAAAGGTCGACTACCTTGACTCAAGCGGGGTAGGGGCGCTTATTCATGTATTCACGCAGGTCAAGCAGCGGGAGCTGCAGATGCGGATTACTCATGTCCACGGTTCTGTTGAAAAAGTTATCCGTCTGACCAAACTCATGGACTACTTCCCCATTGTCGACAGTGTAAAAGACGCTCTCTATGAATTGAGCGGAAAAGGGCAGCAGTGA
- a CDS encoding helix-turn-helix domain-containing protein encodes MTKVQERLIANLREARYTLNLTQMGLAEKAGISIGFVGDIEAGKKFPSANTLQKLCDALQLEPHELFLPEGKDGKREKGKRGKA; translated from the coding sequence ATGACAAAAGTTCAGGAGCGGCTAATTGCCAACCTTCGGGAAGCCCGTTACACATTAAATCTGACGCAGATGGGATTGGCTGAAAAGGCGGGGATTTCGATCGGATTTGTAGGAGACATAGAGGCGGGAAAGAAATTTCCTTCGGCAAATACATTGCAAAAGCTATGTGACGCCTTGCAATTGGAGCCGCATGAACTCTTTCTCCCCGAAGGAAAAGACGGAAAAAGGGAGAAAGGTAAAAGAGGAAAGGCTTAA
- a CDS encoding ATP-binding protein, which produces MESRKEIIVDGSHKLFDRKGTFHKEFPSDYRQVRFFSMLIAQKAPPEIREINLLEQQISELIKNAVRHGNKKDPSKHVRVWASFSEHHAHVIVEDEGAGFQNLESWNEFNRRRNQCFREHNYEELEKYFSYRTSESEDNDGGNALFAALEYWDGGVVFNEKRNTVAVYKHFDNTRRPGISREE; this is translated from the coding sequence ATGGAATCGAGAAAAGAGATAATCGTCGATGGTTCTCACAAGCTTTTTGATCGAAAGGGAACCTTTCATAAGGAGTTCCCGAGCGACTATCGGCAGGTTCGTTTTTTTTCCATGTTGATTGCTCAGAAGGCACCCCCTGAGATTCGGGAGATCAATCTCCTTGAGCAGCAGATAAGTGAGCTGATCAAGAATGCAGTTCGTCACGGAAATAAAAAAGATCCTTCAAAGCATGTTCGCGTCTGGGCATCGTTCAGCGAGCATCATGCTCATGTTATTGTCGAAGACGAGGGTGCCGGGTTTCAAAACCTTGAGTCTTGGAATGAGTTTAATCGTCGGCGAAACCAGTGTTTCCGTGAGCATAATTACGAAGAGTTAGAAAAGTATTTTTCCTATCGTACATCGGAAAGTGAAGACAACGACGGAGGAAATGCCTTGTTTGCCGCCCTCGAATATTGGGATGGTGGTGTTGTATTTAACGAAAAAAGAAACACAGTTGCTGTGTACAAGCATTTCGACAACACCAGACGGCCCGGTATCTCAAGGGAAGAGTAG
- a CDS encoding CBS domain-containing protein → MRAIPINTYDSPTVILELIYRLKVKDVMCKEVTTAGRNTPLREIQQTMRRRGITGMPIAESGRLFGIVSMDDIIRALEGGYIDEAAEMHMSRKLIFLEEDMPVSFAISYFEKYSYHRFPILDKTNKLVGIITSRDIITRLLVEINKEMERIERISIPSPDALQGKASMEFRVIRNDFENAGHASTEIKKLLKQRGTDVKIIRRVSIAAYELEMNLVVHSDGGTISIEIDEQKIVIVSRDGGPGIQDVELALKEGWTTANEWIRSLGFGAGMGLPNCRRVADQFTLVSHTDGAERGTVARAEILLPHKEEEKEGVRHENG, encoded by the coding sequence ATGCGGGCTATACCGATCAACACCTACGATTCTCCTACCGTTATTCTGGAATTGATCTATCGTCTCAAGGTCAAGGATGTAATGTGCAAAGAGGTGACGACGGCAGGACGAAACACTCCCCTCCGGGAAATACAACAGACAATGAGACGACGAGGCATCACAGGCATGCCGATTGCAGAGTCCGGAAGATTGTTCGGTATCGTCAGTATGGACGACATTATACGGGCTCTCGAAGGCGGGTATATCGACGAGGCCGCAGAGATGCATATGTCGAGAAAGCTCATATTTCTTGAGGAAGATATGCCGGTCAGCTTTGCCATCAGTTACTTCGAAAAGTACTCATACCATCGCTTTCCCATTCTCGATAAAACCAACAAACTGGTGGGAATCATCACCAGCAGGGATATCATTACAAGGCTATTGGTCGAAATAAACAAAGAGATGGAGAGGATCGAAAGGATCAGCATCCCCTCTCCCGATGCGCTTCAGGGCAAAGCATCCATGGAGTTTCGGGTAATCAGAAATGATTTCGAGAATGCCGGACATGCCTCTACGGAAATCAAAAAGTTGTTGAAACAACGGGGAACCGATGTAAAAATCATCCGAAGGGTATCCATTGCCGCTTACGAATTGGAGATGAATCTGGTGGTCCATTCCGACGGCGGTACCATTTCGATTGAAATCGACGAGCAGAAGATCGTTATTGTAAGCAGAGACGGCGGTCCAGGAATTCAGGATGTGGAGTTAGCACTCAAGGAAGGTTGGACTACCGCAAATGAGTGGATCAGGTCCCTGGGCTTCGGTGCAGGTATGGGTCTGCCCAATTGTCGCAGGGTTGCGGACCAATTCACCCTTGTATCGCATACTGATGGGGCAGAACGCGGTACCGTTGCTCGGGCGGAAATTCTGCTACCTCATAAAGAAGAAGAAAAGGAGGGAGTCCGACATGAAAACGGCTGA